Part of the Benincasa hispida cultivar B227 chromosome 12, ASM972705v1, whole genome shotgun sequence genome is shown below.
gaacaattaagacatttcgatttgatcgaggtggagagtttttttaTCTaacattctagaactatttgatagagcatggaattgtatctcAACTCTTAGCACTTGGTATACCtccagaatggtgtatcaaaaaggagaaatcgaacccttttggacatggttcggtctatgatgagttatgcttccttacctaattcattttggggttttgcaataCAGATTGCAGggtatattttgaactgtgttccatccaaatGTGTTATcataacacctttggagttatggaatggttaTAAAGCTAGTCTATGTCATTTCAAAATCTAGGGTTACCGAGCATATGTGCTTGaagcaaatcctaagaaactagaacctcgttcaaaactgTGCCTATTTGCaggctaccctaaaggaacgaaAGGTGATTACTTCTTCgaccctaaagaaaataaagtgtttgtgttgacaaacactacttttctagaagaataccacataagggagcacaagccccGCAGTAaggttgtgttgaatgaacttttcaaagaaactactaaacttttaacaagagttgttgaatttggataatctagtaggtcaaatccacctcaaatgttgagggaacctcgacacagTGGGAGGGTCACGAATCCACCTATCCATtgcatgggtttaatagaaattcTACCTATGGTAGCTGACCGAGATGTTgatgatccattgtcttacaagaaggcctcattgtcttacaagaaggcaataaaggatattgacaaagatgagtggatcaaagctatgaatctcgaaatggagtcgatgtacttcaattcggtttgggatcttatagatctaCCTGATagagttaaacctataggttacaaatggatctacaaaagaaaacagGGTGCTGCCGAGatggtgcaaaccttcaaggctagactaatGGCAAATGGTTATACTCAAGTtgaaggagttgactatgaggagactttctcacctgttgccatgttgaagtctatcagaatCCTTCTGTTCATTACCTCATATCATGATTAAGAGatttgacaaatggacgtcaagattgcttttctgaatgacaatcttgaagagaccatttatatgaagcagaccgagggattcatagcccaagatcaaaagcaaaaggtttacaggattaattggtccatttatggactgaagtaAACTTCTCGATCTTGTAATATAAGCTttaatactgcgatcaaatattATGACCTTGGTtagaacgttgatgagtcttgtgtatacaaaaggattaacaacagttcagtagctttcttagtgttatatgtagacgatatcctacttaatgggaatgatgtaggtctactgactgaagttaagaGTTGGCTACTGACCCAATTCCAAacgaaagatttgggagagactcagtttgttctaggaatccagatctttagagatcaaaagaacaaaaagcTAACTTTGTCTaaagcatcatacattgacaagatgcttgtcaagtatttaatgcagaactccaagagaggtttattaccttttaggcatggagtcatattgtctaaggaatggTATCctaagtgaaggaactctatacAAAGAGAActagtgagcggaagcaagatcgttccaaaccccattgtgacagaacatacacaatcaaacaacaatagttatgcatataaacttaaaattacagcatgtttccAAAGGAAAATACTACAGATCAagtgaacttacccttgaagaacttttcttcttgtttcCCTCGATCTAACAGTACAAACGttcagcagcacgaacaacacGCCTCAGCATACACCCCAACAAATATAAATCTTTTTCACTAATGAAAATGAAACATATCAATCATttgatcatataatataaatttataatatagtaTGATACATGAGTATGCTTAATGATACATGTTATCATatgatataacaattatattcatCATGATGCATGAGCCTGCTTATAATATCATGCAACTATGTAATATGACATTTATATTAACTATGATGTACGATAAATGTTTATCGTAAGGTGagatttttaaaactatatggcatacattatgtaACATATGaatttaatcatacatcacaagtaaaattaaataaacaacaaGATTGGACCTAATTTTGATaccctaaaaaataattaaatcaatataattcgaaaaaataaaaaaataaaactgcTGCCAAAGCTGAAATCGTCTCCACTACCCTAATTATGGGAGATGTTtacattttaacaaaaaatggaatatttttcttcctccttctttGAAAAAtgtgtgatttgaatttttttcttataaatttcTCTCATACATCTCCTACTCCCTTCTCCCAAAATTAATTGTTGTGAGCCCACAACTTCGCATCGATTCTCTTCCTTTAGAATAACGAGGGAAGTCTTGTGGTGGTGTTTCCCTTGTTTTAACTGTATTGCTGCGTTGGTGAGACTGAAAGGGAGAAGAAACATGACCGTTCGTGAGATCGGGAGAGGAAGCTTGAAGAATTTTTGTCTTTAAGAGTAAGTTCTCAAATTTCTCTCTTTCCTCTCCAAAGTTGTTGTGTAAtttgatttattgtttatcCTGTGAATTTTGTTCATGTTTCTCtgagttttatgtttttaatcaattgaaaattaaaatatatggcGTTCATACACTTCCGcctgggattcaatcccttcagcCGTAAAATAACACTGCGCTCCATGCAGCGTTGCTACGTTCGACCTCAATGTTGCAACATTGTTGCCGAACATAGCTACGTTGGGCTTTCTATGTTGCAGCATAAAGTACAATGTCGTAGTCGCTCCATCACAGATTGCAATGTTCTGCTTTGTTCTTTGTCTGATTAGCTCTGTTTTTTTATCTCAACCCTCAGCAACGCTTGCCAATCTTCAAAACGGACTTACAGGCTCGATAGCATAAAGTAGATACCCGAAACAATAGGCCCTTACAACTTTAATCAACATTAAAATAGTAAATCTAAGtgctaaaatcaaaattatccaATTTTACAAACCAACATTCATAATGTAGAACACCCATCCTTTCTCcgattttcttaaaataaataaataaataaatgtacgatttgactctgataccaacaaGGAATCGAATTCCTCACGGAAGCATGTGAACGTCATGCATTTGGAggtcaatttgaaaatataaaatacagaGAAAATAAATAGGATAAACAATGTTAATTTAAGTATGCTACTGAGAGATGAAGAAGACATCACAATGAATTTACCCTTAAAGAAATCGTTCTTCACGTGCTCCTCTCTGAAGTCATGAACAAAGATCTTCCTCACAAACACAGTAAGACCAAATAACTTTTCTTGGACACCACCACCAAAGTTTTCCTTGGTTATTCTCAAGGTAAGGATTAATATAGAGTTGTGGGTTCTCTACttaattttggtgagggaatTGATTTCTTTTAGAGAGAGTttttgagaggaagaagaattacagagaagaaaataaCGTACTGTCTCTTCTCAAAACTTTATGCAGAATTATGTGAAAGAGAAGGAGGGAGGAGTTATTCTCCACTATCATGATGAAATAACTCTCAAGGGAGTTATTCCTTAACTTAATTTAAAGAGTTACATTAATACTAACTTTAATGTAAagaactttatattaaattaaaactttgtATATaccatatatgatataatcaccagaagtttaaatcatattcaaactatATTCTCTCACAAAAcctagttttaatatgaatcatattcatattaattttaacctttagttttatttgaatctcattcatataattagtatttgaatcatattcaaatatttatctctctcattaaactttatattataaagtatccatatacattatattaattgtatctcatacaattaattccctttaattaatacgaataattcaaattaatccaaaattaattgattattatataacttttattgaggtagtaaggggacctcatgaacctagaaattagaagctccaacgatacgagattaattaattaaaccctttaattaaattaatcaaaattcattgACTGTggtcacttcattaaagattgacagttgtactcttcacattgtagatatattttggtgtccatggatataaccaagtAACAATaaattgacccttcacaaattgctcgtaactacaactgggtcaaattatcgttttacccctgtagttacatttaactctttaagtaccactgatccctctaatgaacaattaattatagtccaactatagaCTATACCCCTCTCTGGCTAGTAAATAGTGAAGGCtttcattgttcaagatccagaatcaacccttaagggagtaattcatctacttttcctatgattgggaagaagtgaattccgccttgtgtagctgtgttcctagttCCCTACTCGaataaatctccaaaatggtaagcatatttAAGTTGGCAAAGCTGGCCagtctcacccatacagatcaaaagattgcccttataggcagaagttcacaactcactcaggattaaggttaagttacctatggtcatcataataaaatgtaagtcttttcaaGTAATGgcgttataaagaaagactagtcatttcgtggtccagtcttatagaaactctttgtataaaatacgtTGTACTCCTGAGAAGAGATTGTGTCGTTTGTGACTTGGAGAGGAAACATCATGAAGAggggtcttcaaaggtgagttcCTCAtaatctcttatttttctatcaATAGTATACTTAAATTAGCATGTTTGTTATGTTtaatttctctatattttatgtttttaaaattgatcTCCAGATGCATGGTTCACACGTTTCTACGAGGAATTCGATTCCCTcactgtagtatatggataaagttaaatgtcttatccttgtgacactacggatgtgacccactttgtaattgttacaattattgtaaagtattacaaacgaGATCTTAATCGctcacgtggagacatgtgagtgggggtattatgtacaaagagtttgtataagaccgaaccgcaaaatgattaatctctctttataacactattgattgaacaaattaacattttataggatgaccataggtgactcgaccttaattttgggtgagttatgaactcttgtctatgaaggcgatcctttgatttgtatgtatGAGAGTGGCCATACTCACCGACTCAATATatctactattttggggatttgtccttgtagggagctaggaacataactacacaagatggaattcattcattcGCGTCTTTTGGGTAAGTAGACGAATTGCTCACTTGAatgctgactccaggtcttgaacaatgggacTCCTCCCTCTCACTAGACTTGGAGAGTTTTGTTtgtggtaggaccataaacatgttatttattagaagatcaatgggacttaagaaattgatgtaattacaggagtaaaacgataattttgacccgaGGATAATTTTGATCCAGCTGTAATTATGAGTGttcgtgaaggatcgacttactgtcGATTGGTTATATTCCTAAATAACTAAGCAAAACAAGTGCATACCCACCCTAAATCACCCAAAAcacatataaaaatgatttggaGTTAGACATTTCAAGTTCGAAGTTAGAACTTGAAAGATAGTTCCGAGATATTGTGAGATAAGAGCCAGTACCTAAAAAGCTAACTAAAACATGTGCATACTCATCTTAAGTCACATATAAAAATGATAGTATCTAAAAAGCTATTTAAATCATACGTAACCCCATCCCTAAACACTTAAAGCACATAGAAAAATTATTTGTGAGATATTTACGAGATGAAAACATGATTTCGACCTAAAAACAATATCTTCAAAAACTAGTTAAAACACGTTCATCCCCACTCTAAATCATCTAAAACACATATAAACATGATTTTGACTTCTCAAAGACCCCAAAAGTCTCTAACCCTTGAAATTTGTCTTATTTTTGGCAATTTTCTAATCAACAAGTGGATTGGAGAGAGGATAAAGCACAGCACACTCATGAACGGAAACGTCGAGATCTTCAACAATTTACCAAAAACATAACCAAAtttggaaaagaaagaagaagaagaaggaaaaaaaagaaaaaaaaacttccgcCCACCTTTGTTTACCCCGAAAGCTTCTACATTCTTCCTCTCTTCCAATCCCTCACCCATGGCTGAACCGTTTCGATTGGAAGAAGATCTCTCCACAAAATGGATTATGGAATTGAAGACCAAAGTTGTTCATATTAAGATCGCCGCCTCCGATCTCAATGCTACATAATTTCTGATCCCTTTCTGATTTCTTATCCGATTCAACCACGCTGGATAATTCTCTAATCTTTTCTCGCCGTTGGATTTGCATCACACGGTGCCGGTGCCGCCGTCGCGGTCGTACTATACCCGACCCGAGAGTggagtaatatatatatatatattgccgCTGTTGAAAATTCCGGATGGTGTCTCTGTTTGTTTGACTAATGATCATGATGGAAGAGCGAGGAGAGGGAGCTAAGGTTAGGGTTTTGATCGAGAAGGCTACGAACTCCACGGATTCGGAGGTCCATCCTCGGCTTCTCAAGGCTATCAAATCGGTTGTTCGGAATTCCGATCCAGAGCTTCGAGTCGCCGCCCAAACTCTTATGGACCTTATGAAGCGCGACCATTCTCAGGTTTCTTgtctaattttattattattattatttatttttttttgaattttagattttatgttCATGAGTTACAATTATTTGATGCAGGCTTGTTTTATGGCATATACGGTTCATTAGATTTTACCTGAAGTTTGTATTCGTTCGTTTCGgaattttctttttggtttttgcGTTCATTAGGTTCTCTGCCTTGGAATTGGATTGAAGTTTAGCTTAATTGACATCTTGACTTATGTAAGGACTGTTCATAGATggaataagaaaagaaatattttaagagaatTGCGTTAATTAGGGTCCTGCGGGCCATCGTAAATCTCCTTCTAAGAAAGGGGTTTCTTCTTTACGTGTTTTTTCTCTAAGCAATATCTCAAAGCAATAGGCGTAGTTACTGCAATCGTTGTTTGATTACAGTGCTTGGATTTTCAAGCCTTTTCAATGCACCATTGCCCTGGAATGATGTGCTTTGGCAAAAATTTTAGCACTATAGTTCATAAATTAGTGAAGAATTGAGTTTTGATGTTCTTGCGAGTTGCCACCCAGCTTGTAGATTTTGTACTGCAGGCTGCTTCACTGTCGTTCCTCTCTAGTTTACATGTGTTGTAAAATTGTTTCTTGACTGACtgcaaattttaattttcaaaactagtaGAAAGTGGATGACAAAATCGAAGAAACTTATATGGTAGAAATAGTGTTTAATGTTTATTagcctaattttttaaaactaaaaatcaaatgttaTCAAATGCGCTCTGTTGCATAAATCTCAGTTATAGGATTGACTTGTTCATCAAGATAAGCTCACGACGAGGAGttcagtaatttttattttgtttaggaGATCAGAAGTATTAGAGGTTATtacgcatatttatttattctgtAGTATAACGCAATatcttttgctttttttttttttctctctcattgACTGGGAAGGTAGTGGAACTTTGGAGGGACCGAAGTGGTATAAGTGCTTGAGTTTGTCTTATCCGAGGCGTCGAGGGTTATTATCTTGATATGTCTTCTTTTTACAGTAGTATAGGACAAATTATAGGACTCAGAAAGAACCAAATGTCCTCTTTGTTACCGTGGTCTCATTGTTTCATCTTTTTGAGCTGTTGCAAATCATTGTGAAGAGAATAGCAACAGAGATTAGCCTGATAGCAATGGTCGAATTACATGAATCTTtgatcctttttcttttttggcaGGTCCGCTATCTTACACTTCTGGTAATTGATGAACTTTTCATGAGATCAAAGCTTTTCAGATCTCTTGTCGTTGAGAAATTAGATCAACTGTTGACATTAAGTGTTGGATTCAGAAGAAATATGCTACTTCCTGAACCAGCAGCTGTGGCATCTATTTTGCGTTCAAAGGCAATAGAGTTTTTGGAGAAGTGGAACGATTCTTTTGGTATTTACCACAGAAAGCTTAGATTAGGTTATGACTACCTGAGGAACACTCTTCGACTCCAGTTTCCAAATATACAAGCAAATGCAATGCGGCTACAGCAAGAGAGGATGGAAAGAGAAAGAAGGTCAAAAGAGATACTGCTTGGCAAGTTTGAAATGTTGAAAGGGAATTTTTCTTCTATCAAGGAAGAAATTCAGTCGACTTTAGACGAGATCAAGGAGTGTTTGGATATTGTTCATTCTAAAGAGGATACCATTGCCATGATTCCTTTGGACGATGGCACTACGGAAGAGTTTCGATCTGTTGAGCTGAGACAGATCCGTCTTGATGCACTGAAAGAAGGAGAAACGGTTCATGAGAATCATGATAATAAAGTGATTTTTGATGCATTAAGGGAGCTTTATAAGCTCATGTCAAAACATCTGGTTTCCATCCAAGAGTGGACCTCTGTTCTTGTTAGGGTTGACTCAACGGACATAAGATTCAGGGATTCAGCCTTAAGGGAGTTCATCGATATACGAAATAGTCTACGTGCAGTgaagaagagatgtgaagaatTGGGTTCTAACTTTGCAGAAAGTGCAAACCATGATGACGAAGACGAAGATTTCTGGGAAGAAGGTCCGGTCGGAGTAATGGAGAATGGAGGTTCAAGGAAAAATGAAGATCTTGTTGTCGCGCCCACATCCAATGTGATTAAAAATGCAGACACTAAAACCAGTAGAGAGGCACATGTTGGCAATGCGGTGCCAAATGGTGAAGTTTGTAGTAGTAATCCATCCTCCTTGAGGAACAAGCTCTTAGCTGATGCTCCAGTTATTGAATGGGGGTCTTTCTTAAATACTTGGGATTCAAAGACGGAGATTCTAGCTAACCAGCGAGGATTAGAGCTTGAAAGCCACTGGGGTCGAGTAGACTACGATGCAACTATTCCTGCCGAGAAAATTGCAGAACTGAATGTCCGGGCTACACTTTACAAGGAAGATCAACCCGAAATTCAACCATGTCGTGCTCCTTTAAGGAAAGGAGGACTTTGTCCGAGAAGGGATCTAAAAGTGTGCCCATTTCATGGACCTATTGTGCCACGTGATGATGAAGGACGACCTTTGAATGTGAGCTCTTCATTGGATGAAACAACTCCTGATCTGGATATTGGATCTGTTGAAAAGCTAGCGAGACAGGCTGTGAAAAATGTACGTGCCCGAGATAAAGAGGCAGCAGAGAAGAGAGAACGTGACAAAAAAACACTGAAACGAGCCAAACTTGCAAAAATTAGAGAGCACAATGAAGTTGTTTTGCGCGACGCTGCATTGGCATCGACGTCAAGATCTTCTGCTCTGGGCGAACATATGGAAACAACCAGTGAAGGGACCGGATCAGCTCGGAATGAGAAGAAAACACTTGCGTCGATGCTGCGTAAGAAAGCATCGACGAAAGATAGGTTATCACAGAGACTGTTGGGTGCAAGGTCCAGGGCTTTAACTAAGAGGGAGCTTACACTGAATGAAGAGGCAAACTATAGAGAAGCATTTCCAAATCAGTGGTAAACTCACTCTCCCTCTCTTGTGGGTAATTTTAAGGTTGATTGTCCATAAGATGAAATTGTTTATTGGATAAAATTTtgtgtatatttatttatttatttccctCTCCCATGAAGCATTTGAGTAGagcaaagataaaagaaaaatacatttatttgcatatatatatatatataccagcAAGAAACATGTATGATGATGACGTGGAATCTTGTAGTTTAAATTTCAAGTAAAAAAAGTGGTGAGTTCtacaatttataaattttatcgTTGAAGATTATTCTAAAAcattaagaaaatatttattcaaCAAACTCATAAATGGATgaaaagagagagtttgattttgaagaaatgatattaatgaaattttgaaatataatatgttatttttctaatttttatttttgaaaaaataaacaaataatgttctaataatataagaaataaattttaaataagcaAAATATAAACTTatataaaatcataaaatttaaataaagaattatcattccataaataattaatactattccaaatttataattgaaaCTAGGCCTCCTTTACTTCCCAACTAAGAAGTGGGATTCATTTGATTACCTTTGATTCGTAATTGTGGGTCTCTATTTGTAACtaataaagtttgaaaattatatGGGATCCActattaaaagggaaaaaaattgaaggatTTTTAAGATTTTGCCATGGTTATTAATTATTGTTTCTTATCGATTTTGTTGTGACCTTAAAATCGGTAACGAAACTTAAATAAAGGTCCTTTCGTCGTTCTCAGTAAattgatttcattgtgaccgtgAATCGAAGAAACTTATAGGGTAGAAATAGGGTAGACCttagttattaaatttgaaaattttctattacTTTCTTAAGCTTAGATGATTTTATGTATGTTAAACACACCTTAACTACATATGATATGGTTTGCTACTAGACAAAAATTAACTTCTTTACAATACAAATAATATAAAGAAGTGGACAATTGAAGTACTAAAtagagtttttcctttttttttttttttggaaaataagTACTAAAAGTTTCAAAGTGCTTAATCTTTTGTTATGaagtctaaatattttttagatttttctatttataagaatttttcttatgaaatggatatttttaaatataaaaaatattaaaaaaatatttaatatatatggtcgATTGAACAGTCAAACAAAATAatgtaatatgtgtttcaacatattttctttttgaagtaATTATGAAATCCATTTTATAAAGCTTCGACCCTATTTAgtacttattttcaaaaaaaaaaagggggggtaGCATACCATATCATATGTAGTTAAGGTGTGTTTAACATACATAAAATCATCTAAGCTTAAGAAAgtaatagaaaattttcaaatttaataacttTTCTCTGCCTCTAACAGACAGGGCTCAACAGttcacattgttgattggtgGCAATTCAAGACCTTTGGGTTTCTTCCATGAGAAGTTAAgcacttttaaaactttttactatgaagtgtaaatattttttaatcttttttattcttaaaaagaCCCCTTTTCATAATTTAACCAATAATATAgtgatattgaattaaaattcaaagtttgtagtcattatttttaaaagtttaaaatagaCTACTACgaagaaaagaagataaaatactattttgattcttatactttgaaaattgtttaattttagtccttatacttttcAATTGTCAAATTTTAGTTTTCGTAATTTCAGTAAATCTTAAGTTTAGTCTCCAATATTCGtttcttgttgattttttaaaaaaacttgtcATTTAATagcattttaattaaaaatatattcatacatgatttttttgcatgaaaattattattattatttaatcaatttcagtaaaaattaactttgtagattaattttaaaatttattgaagtaCGCAgattaaaattggacaattgaaagtatatgaattaaaatcaaaaaaatgaaatgaggtaatatatatatttttttaaaaaaaaataattggatgaatttaaaatttgatttataatatataatggaagaagaaaagcatTACTTGTGAAGTGAGAAATTATGTAAAGGCCAAACCATTAGAGTATCTCTCTAATCAATGACATTGTTTGCTTAACTCTTGGAGTAACTTTGGACTCAAGTGATACTTTGTGCCATTATATCAATTCCAaaactttctttttaaatcatGATGATGGtctcaaaatttattattaattctcCCTATATTCTTactcttttttttgttttcttcacATCTCAACATTGAAAAATTCTTGATcactaaaagaaaagaattttgttaaggctttgaattttttttcccaatttttcttggaaTATTCTTATTACTTCTTGAATTATTtctagttatttgtttgttagtttttttcccctaatttttaaaatgttctcatgaatattttgactttttatctCATACACATAGTAaattatttatgataatttATTCATTAGAATGAAAGTAATATTGGTTTGGAGAATGAATTGAAATCAAAGATAGATTTAGTATGGATCTAGGGGCTCGAGCCCCCCTCAACTCTAtgctctttatatatatatatatatttggcatAGTATTAAAATCCCAATGATGAATCTATCTGCTATCCCCTCTTAAATCCAGGTTCAAACCCcaattacatttatttttactaaattatataaaatttctaGATCTTCCACTAAAATCTGTATATATTAAGATAGttgtttaaaaatatgtttgatctctaaactttcgtaataatttagtttctaaactttaTTTGGTAACGATTTAGttcaactttcaaattttaatattttagtctttgaactttattaagtaataatttagttcctatATTTTGAACTTATAGCAATTTAGttcatttcataaaaaaaatcatcaaaactaaatgtcaaattttattaCGTTACAACTTAGTCTTTaaagtttataaataaaatacatttttaatcaAGTTATCAATCAAAATATGTAAGAAATATCCCATTAAATCAtagtaatattttttataaaagggACTTATGAAGCACCTATACTTCATATTAgacaaagaatcagtatcagacacgtatcggataccgatacttctagatacttcgcagatacgtatctgacacgcgatttgacgtatctatattttcaaatactttccagatacgtatctgacacgcgatttgacgtatctatttctatgcgtattttttctttaagaaaaaaggcaagtaattgatataatttttcccaatctaaaattacgCAACCTATTTacaaagctcactactcgagtccaaaactaaaataaaaataaataaataacggaccaaaccatagactagaatcatctaatcttcatcttcacatttgagtccccacaaagtctaccaaaat
Proteins encoded:
- the LOC120067138 gene encoding UV-stimulated scaffold protein A homolog — protein: MIMMEERGEGAKVRVLIEKATNSTDSEVHPRLLKAIKSVVRNSDPELRVAAQTLMDLMKRDHSQVRYLTLLVIDELFMRSKLFRSLVVEKLDQLLTLSVGFRRNMLLPEPAAVASILRSKAIEFLEKWNDSFGIYHRKLRLGYDYLRNTLRLQFPNIQANAMRLQQERMERERRSKEILLGKFEMLKGNFSSIKEEIQSTLDEIKECLDIVHSKEDTIAMIPLDDGTTEEFRSVELRQIRLDALKEGETVHENHDNKVIFDALRELYKLMSKHLVSIQEWTSVLVRVDSTDIRFRDSALREFIDIRNSLRAVKKRCEELGSNFAESANHDDEDEDFWEEGPVGVMENGGSRKNEDLVVAPTSNVIKNADTKTSREAHVGNAVPNGEVCSSNPSSLRNKLLADAPVIEWGSFLNTWDSKTEILANQRGLELESHWGRVDYDATIPAEKIAELNVRATLYKEDQPEIQPCRAPLRKGGLCPRRDLKVCPFHGPIVPRDDEGRPLNVSSSLDETTPDLDIGSVEKLARQAVKNVRARDKEAAEKRERDKKTLKRAKLAKIREHNEVVLRDAALASTSRSSALGEHMETTSEGTGSARNEKKTLASMLRKKASTKDRLSQRLLGARSRALTKRELTLNEEANYREAFPNQW